A genomic stretch from Vibrio neptunius includes:
- a CDS encoding L-alanine exporter AlaE has product MKSRGPFCIRNAAADTFAMVVFCFISGMIIEVFISGMTFEQSLASRTLSIPVNIAIAWPYGMFRDLMLRQGERISSSGLTKNIADLLAYVLFQSPVYAAILFVVGASSDQIVTAVASNAVISCGMGVLYGYFLDMCRKWFKVPGYCQQA; this is encoded by the coding sequence ATGAAATCGCGTGGGCCGTTTTGTATTCGCAATGCCGCTGCAGATACTTTTGCAATGGTAGTCTTCTGTTTCATTTCAGGCATGATCATTGAAGTGTTTATTTCCGGAATGACATTCGAGCAATCGCTGGCTTCACGAACCCTTTCTATTCCAGTAAACATTGCTATTGCATGGCCATATGGAATGTTTAGAGACTTGATGCTGCGACAAGGCGAACGCATTTCATCGAGCGGTTTAACAAAGAACATCGCGGATTTACTGGCCTATGTGCTATTCCAATCACCCGTATACGCGGCCATTTTGTTTGTTGTTGGCGCCTCGTCTGATCAAATCGTCACGGCTGTCGCATCAAACGCTGTGATTTCGTGTGGGATGGGCGTTCTTTACGGTTATTTTCTTGATATGTGCCGCAAGTGGTTTAAGGTGCCGGGATACTGCCAACAAGCGTGA
- a CDS encoding leucine-rich repeat domain-containing protein: MTNKVRTLTLSDVEFDSQSGEIVTYTSGYKNIIIPERLGGSPVNAIGSKAFCSKKITLLVMPDTLTTIGESAFSFNHLTTVIFPKSVCSIGEFAFSNNGLTSISLPQGLTKIYGAAFAMNELPQVEIPNSVEHIGDFAFEGNLLKTLTLPNSVTFIDEGAFADNALESVVMSESVTHIGNGAFVCNQLVNVVVPQSIVSLDEYAFDAGVKVTVG; the protein is encoded by the coding sequence ATGACCAACAAGGTGCGCACGCTCACGTTGAGTGATGTGGAATTTGATAGCCAAAGTGGTGAAATCGTCACTTATACCTCGGGCTACAAGAACATTATTATCCCTGAACGTTTGGGCGGATCTCCAGTAAACGCAATAGGGAGCAAAGCCTTTTGCTCGAAAAAAATAACCCTTTTGGTCATGCCAGATACTCTGACTACCATAGGAGAGAGCGCGTTCTCGTTCAATCACCTCACCACGGTGATTTTTCCCAAATCGGTTTGTTCGATAGGAGAGTTTGCCTTTTCAAACAATGGGCTGACGAGTATTTCACTCCCGCAAGGGCTGACAAAAATCTATGGTGCGGCATTTGCAATGAACGAGCTACCACAAGTAGAGATCCCGAACTCAGTGGAACATATCGGCGATTTTGCATTTGAAGGCAACCTATTAAAGACCCTTACTCTACCAAATTCTGTGACGTTTATTGATGAAGGAGCTTTTGCGGATAACGCGCTAGAATCGGTTGTGATGTCCGAGTCGGTCACTCATATCGGTAATGGGGCCTTTGTCTGCAATCAGTTGGTCAATGTGGTGGTTCCACAGTCCATCGTGTCCCTTGACGAGTATGCTTTTGATGCTGGAGTAAAGGTCACCGTGGGTTAG
- a CDS encoding VOC family protein, with protein MRIKAIDHFTIRTAHLDMTIRFFEQSIGLQRGPRPQFAFPGAWLYDNDGHPILHLVSLPEGHIPEALVDYLGGKDGQSGSGAIDHISFKGLHLSSTQQHLTDLKIPFRERVIPQINEHQIFLDDPNGITIEIIFPFSPDHEIVGNPLPVVEVT; from the coding sequence ATGCGTATAAAGGCCATCGATCACTTTACCATCAGAACCGCTCATCTGGATATGACCATACGGTTCTTTGAACAGTCTATTGGACTGCAGCGCGGCCCTCGCCCACAGTTTGCCTTCCCGGGCGCTTGGCTGTACGACAATGATGGGCACCCTATTTTGCATTTGGTGTCTCTCCCCGAGGGACATATCCCCGAAGCATTGGTGGATTATTTAGGGGGCAAAGACGGTCAATCAGGTTCAGGGGCCATCGATCACATTTCCTTCAAAGGGCTACACCTCTCCTCAACTCAACAGCACTTGACGGACCTTAAAATCCCTTTTCGTGAACGCGTGATCCCACAAATCAATGAACATCAGATCTTTCTCGACGATCCGAACGGTATCACGATTGAAATTATTTTCCCTTTTTCGCCCGACCACGAAATAGTAGGTAACCCATTACCCGTAGTCGAAGTCACTTAA
- a CDS encoding alkene reductase, which translates to MSKLFDATQLKQLDLQNRVVMAPMTRARTSQPGNIPNSMMATYYQQRATAGLIISEATQISDDSQGYSFTPGVYTDEQVAGWKTVTQTAKQQGTVMFCQLWHVGRVSHPSFQNGEQPIAPSALKPLDTQVWIADENGNGNMVDCVEPRAMSQADIDRVVNDFAYAAKRAIEAGFDGVEIHGGNGYLIDQFLRTNSNHRTDQYGGTQANRMRFLLEVVDAVSDAIGSDKVGVRLAPFITFKDMDCPEIVATILQASQQLQARDIAYLHLSEADWDDAPVIPESFRQQLRSYFTNTIIVAGSYTQQRAETVLEKGYADLVAFGRPFVSNPDLVSRLKHQQPLQELDGATLFGGDERGYTDYPEYTDYPEYG; encoded by the coding sequence ATGAGCAAACTGTTTGATGCGACGCAACTGAAACAACTGGATCTGCAAAACCGTGTCGTGATGGCACCCATGACCCGAGCGCGCACCAGCCAACCGGGTAATATTCCTAACTCAATGATGGCAACCTATTACCAGCAACGCGCGACCGCGGGCTTAATTATCTCTGAAGCGACACAGATTTCTGACGATTCGCAAGGCTACTCCTTCACTCCGGGCGTTTACACTGATGAACAAGTGGCGGGTTGGAAAACCGTCACTCAAACAGCCAAACAACAGGGCACAGTCATGTTTTGTCAGCTATGGCATGTGGGTCGAGTCTCGCACCCAAGTTTTCAAAATGGCGAGCAACCTATCGCGCCATCGGCCCTCAAACCTCTAGATACTCAAGTGTGGATCGCTGACGAGAATGGCAACGGTAATATGGTGGATTGTGTTGAGCCAAGAGCCATGTCTCAGGCGGATATTGACCGAGTGGTGAACGATTTTGCTTACGCGGCAAAGCGTGCGATTGAAGCAGGTTTTGATGGCGTTGAAATCCACGGTGGTAACGGTTACTTGATTGATCAGTTCCTGCGCACAAACTCCAATCACAGAACTGATCAATACGGCGGCACTCAGGCAAACCGCATGCGCTTTTTATTGGAGGTGGTCGATGCCGTGAGCGACGCGATTGGTAGCGACAAAGTTGGAGTGCGACTGGCACCTTTCATTACATTTAAGGACATGGACTGCCCAGAAATTGTCGCAACGATTCTACAGGCGTCGCAGCAGCTTCAAGCTCGCGATATTGCCTACTTACACCTGTCGGAAGCCGATTGGGATGACGCACCAGTGATCCCCGAAAGTTTTAGACAACAGCTGCGCAGCTACTTCACCAACACCATCATTGTCGCGGGCAGTTATACCCAGCAACGTGCCGAGACGGTACTCGAAAAAGGCTATGCCGATTTAGTCGCGTTCGGGCGTCCGTTCGTCTCCAATCCAGATTTGGTTTCACGTCTAAAGCATCAACAGCCTCTGCAGGAGCTGGATGGCGCGACACTGTTCGGTGGTGATGAACGTGGGTATACCGATTACCCCGAGTATACCGATTACCCCGAGTATGGCTAG
- a CDS encoding RNA methyltransferase: protein MESANNSVRQRADEIKQYQCKNLIAVLENPMDVKNIGSVIRNANALGVEKIYVVDSRRSLPDDWQEIRERKSLSKISVSASKWTFVKRFDSTEACLEHLEKNRFTSLVTSPHVKGKNNFVLHEADYTQTRLAVWFGNESRGVSDLVVERSEACISIPMFGMIESLNLATTTGIVLYEVTKQRREYQAKYKRAIRKKT, encoded by the coding sequence ATGGAAAGTGCAAACAACTCAGTCCGCCAAAGAGCGGACGAAATTAAACAGTACCAGTGCAAAAATCTTATTGCAGTATTAGAAAACCCGATGGACGTGAAAAATATTGGCTCGGTAATACGCAATGCCAATGCCTTGGGGGTTGAAAAAATCTATGTGGTAGACAGCCGCAGATCACTACCCGATGATTGGCAAGAAATCAGAGAACGCAAATCCCTTTCTAAGATATCGGTCTCCGCCTCTAAATGGACGTTTGTAAAACGTTTTGATAGCACAGAAGCGTGCTTAGAGCACCTTGAAAAAAATAGATTCACCTCGCTGGTTACCTCTCCGCATGTGAAAGGAAAAAACAACTTTGTTTTACATGAAGCCGATTACACACAGACGAGATTGGCTGTCTGGTTTGGCAATGAGTCCCGTGGTGTTAGTGATCTCGTGGTAGAGAGAAGCGAAGCTTGTATATCAATCCCAATGTTTGGCATGATCGAGAGTCTCAATCTGGCTACGACGACAGGTATTGTACTGTACGAGGTGACGAAACAACGTAGAGAATATCAAGCTAAATACAAGCGCGCGATTCGAAAGAAAACCTAA